A single window of Mugil cephalus isolate CIBA_MC_2020 chromosome 1, CIBA_Mcephalus_1.1, whole genome shotgun sequence DNA harbors:
- the pabpc1l gene encoding polyadenylate-binding protein 1-like isoform X2, whose amino-acid sequence MNSSGPAYPLASLYVGDLHPDVTEAMLYQKFSPAGPIMSIRVCRDIITRRSLGYAYINFQQPADAECALDTMNYDILKGRPIRIMWSQRDPGLRKSGVGNIFIKNMDESVDNKALYDTFSVFGNILSCKVVCDEKGSKGYGFVHFETQEAANRAIVTMNGMLLNDRKVKTGTQLVSGIANLKARFLGKKSQFFSHSFVGHFKSRKEREVEFGCKAMKFTNVYIKNFGEDYTDEKLKEVFSVFGRTLSVRVMKDEKGRSRGFGFVNYAHHEEAQKAVAEMNGKDLNGKILYVGRAQKRLERQGELKRKFDQIKQDRIQRYQGVNLYVKNLDDTIDDERLRKEFSPYGTITSAKVMTDGSQSKGFGFVCFSSPEEATKAVTEMNGRIVATKPLYVALAQRREERKAILTNKYMQRLASLRTMVPPIESYQQSGYYMTVPQPPSRSYYNPSAVGNMRPVPRWTGQAPRPQGLYPTQFVGGPVPRRGSITTVKQASTQAPRIITSTQKTNNIGTQTVGGRTDMIGVVRSNQYKYSSAVRNPQQVVVPAPMIRVQAVPAPVMEPPPPPPPPPHIQGSEMLTASMLAATPLMDQKQLLGERLYPLIHELHPHLAGKITGMLLEIDNSELLHMLESPESLHSKVDEAIAVLQAHQAKECSPKK is encoded by the exons ATGAACAGCAGTGGACCAGCATATCCTCTGGCTTCTCTGTATGTCGGGGACTTGCACCCAGACGTTACAGAGGCCATGCTTTATCAGAAGTTTTCTCCCGCTGGACCCATCATGTCAATCCGTGTATGCAGAGACATCATCACCCGCAGATCTCTGGGATATGCCTACATAAACTTCCAGCAACCAGCTGATG CGGAGTGTGCCCTGGATACAATGAACTATGACATCCTCAAGGGTCGGCCGATTCGAATAATGTGGTCTCAGCGTGACCCCGGACTCAGGAAGTCTGGTGTGGGTAACATCTTTATCAAGAACATGGATGAGTCTGTTGACAACAAGGCGCTGTATGATACCTTCTCAGTCTTTGGCAATATTTTGTCCTGCAAG gtTGTTTGTGATGAGAAAGGATCCAAAGGATACGGCTTTGTTCACTTTGAGACTCAGGAGGCGGCAAACCGAGCCATCGTAACCATGAACGGGATGCTACTGAATGACAGGAAAGT AAAGACAGGAACACAGTTGGTATCTGGTATTGCCAACTTAAAGGCCCGTTTCCTGGGAAAAAAATCTCAGTTCTTCTCGCATAG CTTTGTTGGACACTTTAAGTCTCGCAAAGAAAGAGAGGTAGAGTTTGGCTGCAAAGCCATGAAGTTTACCAACGTCTACATCAAAAACTTTGGTGAAGACTACACCGACGAGAAGCTCAAGGAAGTCTTTTCTGTGTTCG GGAGGACTCTGAGTGTCCGGGTGATGAAGGACGAGAAGGGACGCTCCCGAGGATTTGGCTTTGTGAACTACGCTCACCATGAAGAAGCTCAGAAG GCTGTTGCTGAAATGAACGGAAAGGACCTCAATGGCAAAATCCTCTACGTAGGACGGGCTCAGAAGCGTCTAGAGCGCCAAGGAGAGCTGAAGCGCAAGTTTGACCAGATCAAGCAGGACCGCATCCAGCGCTATCAG GGGGTCAATTTGTACGTGAAGAACTTGGACGATACCATAGATGATGAGAGACTTCGGAAGGAGTTTTCACCTTATGGCACCATCACCAGTGCAAAG GTGATGACGGACGGATCCCAAAGCAAAGGCTTTGGCTtcgtctgtttttcttctcccgAGGAAGCAACAAAAGCGGTGACCGAAATGAACGGGAGGATCGTTGCGACCAAGCCGCTGTATGTGGCCCTGGCTCAGCGGAGGGAGGAGCGTAAGGCCATTCTTACTAATAAGTACATGCAGAGACTGGCTAGTCTGAGAACCATGGTCCCTCCAATCGAGTCATACCAGCAGTCTGGATACTACATGACTGTCCCACAG CCTCCCAGTCGTTCGTACTACAACCCCAGTGCTGTCGGCAACATGAGACCAGTCCCTCGTTGGACAGGACAGGCACCGAGACCACAGG gCCTCTACCCGACCCAGTTTGTCGGTGGCCCTGTTCCCCGACGTGGATCGATCACCACGGTCAAGCAGGCTTCCACCCAGGCTCCACGCATCATAACCTCCACACAAAAGACAA ATAACATCGGGACCCAGACTGTAGGAGGGCGCACGGACATGATCGGTGTGGTCAGGAGCAACCAGTACAAGTATTCATCTGCAGTGAGGAACCCTCAGCAGGTCGTCGTACCCGCACCCATGATCAGAGTACAG GCTGTTCCTGCTCCAGTGATGGagccaccaccgccaccaccacctccaccacacatTCAAGGCTCAGAGATGCTCACCGCCTCCATGCTGGCCGCGACCCCACTCATGGATCAGAAACAGCTTCTCG GAGAGCGGTTGTATCCGCTCATTCATGAGCTCCACCCCCACCTGGCTGGAAAAATCACCGGGATGCTGCTGGAGATCGACAACTCGGAGCTGCTGCACATGCTGGAGTCGCCCGAGTCTCTGCACTCCAAG GTGGACGAGGCGATCGCTGTCCTGCAGGCTCACCAGGCGAAGGAATGTTCCCCTAAGAAGTGA
- the pabpc1l gene encoding polyadenylate-binding protein 1-like isoform X3 has product MNSSGPAYPLASLYVGDLHPDVTEAMLYQKFSPAGPIMSIRVCRDIITRRSLGYAYINFQQPADAECALDTMNYDILKGRPIRIMWSQRDPGLRKSGVGNIFIKNMDESVDNKALYDTFSVFGNILSCKVVCDEKGSKGYGFVHFETQEAANRAIVTMNGMLLNDRKVFVGHFKSRKEREVEFGCKAMKFTNVYIKNFGEDYTDEKLKEVFSVFGRTLSVRVMKDEKGRSRGFGFVNYAHHEEAQKAVAEMNGKDLNGKILYVGRAQKRLERQGELKRKFDQIKQDRIQRYQGVNLYVKNLDDTIDDERLRKEFSPYGTITSAKVMTDGSQSKGFGFVCFSSPEEATKAVTEMNGRIVATKPLYVALAQRREERKAILTNKYMQRLASLRTMVPPIESYQQSGYYMTVPQPPSRSYYNPSAVGNMRPVPRWTGQAPRPQGLYPTQFVGGPVPRRGSITTVKQASTQAPRIITSTQKTNNIGTQTVGGRTDMIGVVRSNQYKYSSAVRNPQQVVVPAPMIRVQAVPAPVMEPPPPPPPPPHIQGSEMLTASMLAATPLMDQKQLLGERLYPLIHELHPHLAGKITGMLLEIDNSELLHMLESPESLHSKVDEAIAVLQAHQAKECSPKK; this is encoded by the exons ATGAACAGCAGTGGACCAGCATATCCTCTGGCTTCTCTGTATGTCGGGGACTTGCACCCAGACGTTACAGAGGCCATGCTTTATCAGAAGTTTTCTCCCGCTGGACCCATCATGTCAATCCGTGTATGCAGAGACATCATCACCCGCAGATCTCTGGGATATGCCTACATAAACTTCCAGCAACCAGCTGATG CGGAGTGTGCCCTGGATACAATGAACTATGACATCCTCAAGGGTCGGCCGATTCGAATAATGTGGTCTCAGCGTGACCCCGGACTCAGGAAGTCTGGTGTGGGTAACATCTTTATCAAGAACATGGATGAGTCTGTTGACAACAAGGCGCTGTATGATACCTTCTCAGTCTTTGGCAATATTTTGTCCTGCAAG gtTGTTTGTGATGAGAAAGGATCCAAAGGATACGGCTTTGTTCACTTTGAGACTCAGGAGGCGGCAAACCGAGCCATCGTAACCATGAACGGGATGCTACTGAATGACAGGAAAGT CTTTGTTGGACACTTTAAGTCTCGCAAAGAAAGAGAGGTAGAGTTTGGCTGCAAAGCCATGAAGTTTACCAACGTCTACATCAAAAACTTTGGTGAAGACTACACCGACGAGAAGCTCAAGGAAGTCTTTTCTGTGTTCG GGAGGACTCTGAGTGTCCGGGTGATGAAGGACGAGAAGGGACGCTCCCGAGGATTTGGCTTTGTGAACTACGCTCACCATGAAGAAGCTCAGAAG GCTGTTGCTGAAATGAACGGAAAGGACCTCAATGGCAAAATCCTCTACGTAGGACGGGCTCAGAAGCGTCTAGAGCGCCAAGGAGAGCTGAAGCGCAAGTTTGACCAGATCAAGCAGGACCGCATCCAGCGCTATCAG GGGGTCAATTTGTACGTGAAGAACTTGGACGATACCATAGATGATGAGAGACTTCGGAAGGAGTTTTCACCTTATGGCACCATCACCAGTGCAAAG GTGATGACGGACGGATCCCAAAGCAAAGGCTTTGGCTtcgtctgtttttcttctcccgAGGAAGCAACAAAAGCGGTGACCGAAATGAACGGGAGGATCGTTGCGACCAAGCCGCTGTATGTGGCCCTGGCTCAGCGGAGGGAGGAGCGTAAGGCCATTCTTACTAATAAGTACATGCAGAGACTGGCTAGTCTGAGAACCATGGTCCCTCCAATCGAGTCATACCAGCAGTCTGGATACTACATGACTGTCCCACAG CCTCCCAGTCGTTCGTACTACAACCCCAGTGCTGTCGGCAACATGAGACCAGTCCCTCGTTGGACAGGACAGGCACCGAGACCACAGG gCCTCTACCCGACCCAGTTTGTCGGTGGCCCTGTTCCCCGACGTGGATCGATCACCACGGTCAAGCAGGCTTCCACCCAGGCTCCACGCATCATAACCTCCACACAAAAGACAA ATAACATCGGGACCCAGACTGTAGGAGGGCGCACGGACATGATCGGTGTGGTCAGGAGCAACCAGTACAAGTATTCATCTGCAGTGAGGAACCCTCAGCAGGTCGTCGTACCCGCACCCATGATCAGAGTACAG GCTGTTCCTGCTCCAGTGATGGagccaccaccgccaccaccacctccaccacacatTCAAGGCTCAGAGATGCTCACCGCCTCCATGCTGGCCGCGACCCCACTCATGGATCAGAAACAGCTTCTCG GAGAGCGGTTGTATCCGCTCATTCATGAGCTCCACCCCCACCTGGCTGGAAAAATCACCGGGATGCTGCTGGAGATCGACAACTCGGAGCTGCTGCACATGCTGGAGTCGCCCGAGTCTCTGCACTCCAAG GTGGACGAGGCGATCGCTGTCCTGCAGGCTCACCAGGCGAAGGAATGTTCCCCTAAGAAGTGA
- the pabpc1l gene encoding polyadenylate-binding protein 1-like isoform X1: MNSSGPAYPLASLYVGDLHPDVTEAMLYQKFSPAGPIMSIRVCRDIITRRSLGYAYINFQQPADAECALDTMNYDILKGRPIRIMWSQRDPGLRKSGVGNIFIKNMDESVDNKALYDTFSVFGNILSCKVVCDEKGSKGYGFVHFETQEAANRAIVTMNGMLLNDRKVRKTGTQLVSGIANLKARFLGKKSQFFSHSFVGHFKSRKEREVEFGCKAMKFTNVYIKNFGEDYTDEKLKEVFSVFGRTLSVRVMKDEKGRSRGFGFVNYAHHEEAQKAVAEMNGKDLNGKILYVGRAQKRLERQGELKRKFDQIKQDRIQRYQGVNLYVKNLDDTIDDERLRKEFSPYGTITSAKVMTDGSQSKGFGFVCFSSPEEATKAVTEMNGRIVATKPLYVALAQRREERKAILTNKYMQRLASLRTMVPPIESYQQSGYYMTVPQPPSRSYYNPSAVGNMRPVPRWTGQAPRPQGLYPTQFVGGPVPRRGSITTVKQASTQAPRIITSTQKTNNIGTQTVGGRTDMIGVVRSNQYKYSSAVRNPQQVVVPAPMIRVQAVPAPVMEPPPPPPPPPHIQGSEMLTASMLAATPLMDQKQLLGERLYPLIHELHPHLAGKITGMLLEIDNSELLHMLESPESLHSKVDEAIAVLQAHQAKECSPKK; encoded by the exons ATGAACAGCAGTGGACCAGCATATCCTCTGGCTTCTCTGTATGTCGGGGACTTGCACCCAGACGTTACAGAGGCCATGCTTTATCAGAAGTTTTCTCCCGCTGGACCCATCATGTCAATCCGTGTATGCAGAGACATCATCACCCGCAGATCTCTGGGATATGCCTACATAAACTTCCAGCAACCAGCTGATG CGGAGTGTGCCCTGGATACAATGAACTATGACATCCTCAAGGGTCGGCCGATTCGAATAATGTGGTCTCAGCGTGACCCCGGACTCAGGAAGTCTGGTGTGGGTAACATCTTTATCAAGAACATGGATGAGTCTGTTGACAACAAGGCGCTGTATGATACCTTCTCAGTCTTTGGCAATATTTTGTCCTGCAAG gtTGTTTGTGATGAGAAAGGATCCAAAGGATACGGCTTTGTTCACTTTGAGACTCAGGAGGCGGCAAACCGAGCCATCGTAACCATGAACGGGATGCTACTGAATGACAGGAAAGT tagAAAGACAGGAACACAGTTGGTATCTGGTATTGCCAACTTAAAGGCCCGTTTCCTGGGAAAAAAATCTCAGTTCTTCTCGCATAG CTTTGTTGGACACTTTAAGTCTCGCAAAGAAAGAGAGGTAGAGTTTGGCTGCAAAGCCATGAAGTTTACCAACGTCTACATCAAAAACTTTGGTGAAGACTACACCGACGAGAAGCTCAAGGAAGTCTTTTCTGTGTTCG GGAGGACTCTGAGTGTCCGGGTGATGAAGGACGAGAAGGGACGCTCCCGAGGATTTGGCTTTGTGAACTACGCTCACCATGAAGAAGCTCAGAAG GCTGTTGCTGAAATGAACGGAAAGGACCTCAATGGCAAAATCCTCTACGTAGGACGGGCTCAGAAGCGTCTAGAGCGCCAAGGAGAGCTGAAGCGCAAGTTTGACCAGATCAAGCAGGACCGCATCCAGCGCTATCAG GGGGTCAATTTGTACGTGAAGAACTTGGACGATACCATAGATGATGAGAGACTTCGGAAGGAGTTTTCACCTTATGGCACCATCACCAGTGCAAAG GTGATGACGGACGGATCCCAAAGCAAAGGCTTTGGCTtcgtctgtttttcttctcccgAGGAAGCAACAAAAGCGGTGACCGAAATGAACGGGAGGATCGTTGCGACCAAGCCGCTGTATGTGGCCCTGGCTCAGCGGAGGGAGGAGCGTAAGGCCATTCTTACTAATAAGTACATGCAGAGACTGGCTAGTCTGAGAACCATGGTCCCTCCAATCGAGTCATACCAGCAGTCTGGATACTACATGACTGTCCCACAG CCTCCCAGTCGTTCGTACTACAACCCCAGTGCTGTCGGCAACATGAGACCAGTCCCTCGTTGGACAGGACAGGCACCGAGACCACAGG gCCTCTACCCGACCCAGTTTGTCGGTGGCCCTGTTCCCCGACGTGGATCGATCACCACGGTCAAGCAGGCTTCCACCCAGGCTCCACGCATCATAACCTCCACACAAAAGACAA ATAACATCGGGACCCAGACTGTAGGAGGGCGCACGGACATGATCGGTGTGGTCAGGAGCAACCAGTACAAGTATTCATCTGCAGTGAGGAACCCTCAGCAGGTCGTCGTACCCGCACCCATGATCAGAGTACAG GCTGTTCCTGCTCCAGTGATGGagccaccaccgccaccaccacctccaccacacatTCAAGGCTCAGAGATGCTCACCGCCTCCATGCTGGCCGCGACCCCACTCATGGATCAGAAACAGCTTCTCG GAGAGCGGTTGTATCCGCTCATTCATGAGCTCCACCCCCACCTGGCTGGAAAAATCACCGGGATGCTGCTGGAGATCGACAACTCGGAGCTGCTGCACATGCTGGAGTCGCCCGAGTCTCTGCACTCCAAG GTGGACGAGGCGATCGCTGTCCTGCAGGCTCACCAGGCGAAGGAATGTTCCCCTAAGAAGTGA
- the LOC125012681 gene encoding 14-3-3 protein beta/alpha-1-like has product MDKSDLVQKAKLAEQAERYDDMAAAMKSVTEQGGELSNEERNLLSVAYKNVVGARRSSWRVISSIEQKTEGNDKKQQMAREYREKIESELQEICHDVLGLLDNFLIANATSAESKVFYLKMKGDYYRYLSEVASGDTKKDTVENSQQAYQQAFDISKGEMQPTHPIRLGLALNFSVFYYEILNNPDKACSLAKTAFDEAIAELDTLNEDSYKDSTLIMQLLRDNLTLWTSESQADEGETGDGEN; this is encoded by the exons ATGGATAAGAGCGACCTGGTACAGAAGGCCAAGCTTGCCGAGCAGGCTGAGCGCTACGATGACATGGCCGCAGCCATGAAGTCGGTGACGGAGCAAGGTGGAGAGCTGTCAAATGAGGAGCGCAACCTTCTCTCTGTTGCCTACAAGAATGTGGTAGGGGCACGCCGCTCATCCTGGCGTGTTATCTCCAGCATTGAGCAGAAGACCGAGGGTAACGACaaaaaacagcagatggcacGCGAATACCGGGAGAAGATAGAATCTGAGCTGCAGGAAATCTGCCATGATGTGCTC gGGCTACTGGACAACTTTCTCATTGCCAATGCGACTTCTGCTGAAAGCAAGGTGTTCTATCTGAAAATGAAAGGCGACTATTATAGATACCTGTCTGAGGTTGCATCTGGGGATACTAAGAAGG ATACAGTGGAGAATTCCCAGCAGGCGTATCAGCAAGCTTTCGACATTAGCAAGGGGGAGATGCAGCCAACACACCCTATCAGGCTTGGCCTGGCTCTCAACTTCTCAGTCTTCTATTATGAAATCCTCAACAACCCGGACAAGGCCTGCAGCCTGGCTAAGACG gcaTTCGATGAAGCCATCGCCGAACTTGACACTTTGAACGAGGATTCTTACAAAGACAGCACCCTGATCATGCAACTACTAAGGGACAACCTGACT CTGTGGACATCAGAAAGCCAGGCAGATGAGGGAGAGACCGGAGACGGGGAAAACTAA